Below is a window of Deinococcus sp. Leaf326 DNA.
GGCCAGCGCCCCACAGGAGTCGTCGGGAGCTCGACCAGTCTGGAGGTGACGGTCGTGCCAGTCACCGGGCTGGGCGTCACCGCCGGCTATGCCTTCCTCCCGACCACCGTGATCCTCAGCGACCGCGAAGCCCAACGGGGCGCGTACATTCGCTTAGATCTTCTCCTCATCCCTTGATCTGATGTCTACGACAGGTGAGGCGATCCTCCGCACGGAGGATCGCCTCACCTCGACTGATCGCTACAATGTCAGGTCAGCCAAGATCTTCGTTCGTCCAGGACCTGCGAGTTCCATCGAGGTTAGCTAACAGGCTTTGCGCGTCATCTTCTGTGACTGCGCGCGCATCGGCCGCTGCATGACGGACCATCTCCTTCACATTCTCGATCACCGCTGGGGTATCCAACCCTTGCGCATGCAACGCCGCGATCGCCGCACTGATCGCCGCCACCGAAGCCAGCAAACGCGTATTGATCAGATACGCCCGCTGCTCAATCCGGCGACTCCGCACCCCACTATGAATCGCATCCTGCAACTGATCCCGCTTGACGGCCCCGGCAATGGCGCCAATCGCAAAAGAAATACCGATCGCCGCCACCCCAACCGCCGCGCCAATACTCAGCTCGAAGGCCAACGGCAGCCCCACCAGCTCCGCAAACGCCGCCGCACCAATCTCTCCACTCGCTGCAAGGTAACTGGTCGCACTCAGCGTCAACGCCGATGAAACTAGCGACCCTGCCAACAGCGGAAGAACGATTTGCGAGACACTGACCCCCCACTCGCTAAACTCGATCTCTACCGGTTTGACATCGGACGGCACCTCTTCCGGACGCCCGTACAACGCCGCAATTTGCGCATTCAATTTCTCCAGTCGTTGTCGGAGATCCGGGGCTTGTAAGGACAGCTGACCCGCAAGATTCTGACAATCCTGGGCAAGTTCCTGAACGCGATGCTCACGGGAAGGATTGTCCGGGAAGTACGTATCTCCCGTGAACAGCCCACCAATATCATCCCAGATGGACATTATCCCTCGTTGGTCCAGGAACCACGAGCCCTGTCCAATTCAGCCAGGTTGACTTGGGCAGTCTGAGGTGTGATTTTCGTGACATCCACACGGTGCGTCTCAATAAGATTATGAGCGAGAATATCGAGTTGTTCTTTGGTTATTCCTGGTATTGACGCCAAGGCGTTATAAGCAGCAGTAACGGTGTTGAGAGTTCCTCTGACAGTTTCATTCACAAGTGCATGCTGCTTCAGTGTGGTTCGGGGCGTATTAAGGTGTTTAATCGCATCCTGTAATTTATCGCGGTTCAGCGCCCCATCAACAGCATCGATAATCGCTTCAACAGCGACAGCCGCAGCTATTCCACCAATGACTTTGTTGACTGAGAACCATCTAGGGAGCCCCACCAGATCTGCAAAGGCTGCCTCACCAAGCCGGCCCTGTGAAACCAACCATGCTTTTGACGCGGCCTGCAAGCCACTCATCGCATACTTTATCGTGACGATGGGACTCAACATCGATACGATGTCAATGGCCCATTGACCGTCTATTTCGAGGGTTTCTACGGGGATGGGGACAGAAGACTGAGCGAGATTTCCATAAGCATCTTTGATTGCTTGATTTGTGTCTTTCAGCAATGATTCTATATACTGCTTGTCTTGTATAAGCTGAACCGTAATTGTGGCACAATCGTTACCTAACTCTGAGGCTCGCATGGCACGATTTTTATTATCGGGGTACATCAGATCGTCAAATATTCCCACGTTATCTCCTTTAGATCCAGTCTTGCAAGGGGAGTTCTGTGTTAAAAACTCTGGAATATTTCAATGTTTAAGATATCCTTTTATCCCCTGAGTCAAATTTTAGGAGGATGACGTTATCTCAGCGTTACGGGATTCCATCGTACAAAAGCATGTGAGAATTTCCGACCGTGTGCTGCCTCGTTTGCGTGCAGAATAGCCCTCATCCACCAGAGAGCGTAATCCGGTTCCCATTCTCACACGGCCGCACACGAAATGCTCTGGGGCAAGAATGCAGCTGCACGAACGTTTCCGCACCCTCCGCGCCGACACCGGCTTTCGCCTTAAGGACCTCGCTCTCCACTGCGACCTCAGCGTCCCCTACCTGAGTGACCTAGAGCGCGGCCGCACGCAACCCAGCCTCCAGTCCCTCGAAGCGCTCGCCCGCGCGTACAACCTCACGGTGCAGCAACTCCTCAGCGGCGTCGACGGCTACGGCGCCGCCACCACCGCCGACAGCCTCCCCACTGGTCTCGCCGCCCTGATCGCCGATCCGGTCCTGGGCGCCGACCTCACCCCTGACTGGGTGCAGACGCTCGCCCGCATCGAACTCCGCGGCAAACGCCCCAGAGACAAGGAGTCCTGGTACGAGATCTGGCGCCACCTCCGGCGAGTCATGGTCTGAGCATGCACTTCCAGTTGCACTTCGGCAGTCGCG
It encodes the following:
- a CDS encoding helix-turn-helix domain-containing protein; this encodes MQLHERFRTLRADTGFRLKDLALHCDLSVPYLSDLERGRTQPSLQSLEALARAYNLTVQQLLSGVDGYGAATTADSLPTGLAALIADPVLGADLTPDWVQTLARIELRGKRPRDKESWYEIWRHLRRVMV